Proteins co-encoded in one Sulfurospirillum arsenophilum NBRC 109478 genomic window:
- the purH gene encoding bifunctional phosphoribosylaminoimidazolecarboxamide formyltransferase/IMP cyclohydrolase has translation MRALISVSDKTGIVEFAKDLVALGFEIISTGGTYKLLKEEGVSALEISEVTKFPEMFDGRVKTLNPMIHGGILHRRDLPLHVNVAKEHGIEGIDLVCVNLYPFKETITKTDDFDDIIENIDIGGPAMVRSAAKNFNDVLIVTDVLDYDRVIEALKSGANSLEFRRDLMIKAFEHTGAYDSMIANYMNKRFNNGFGEKQFIVGTKAFDTRYGENPHQKGALYEFDYFFTNNFKTLKGEASFNNMTDINGAVKIAASFGDAPAVCIIKHANPCGFAIGENLLDSYVKALKCDPVSAYGGVVAINGTLNKALAEKINEIFVEVIIAANVDEDALHVFDAKKRIKIFTQESKYLVLSEDAYDFKHVDGGFVFQESDMVGNDEIKNAKCLTSRTASKQELSDLEIAYKVASLTKSNCVVYVKESAMVAIGMGMTSRVDAAKAALRKAEDMGIDVSGAALASEAFFPFRDSIDAAAAAGVKAIIEPGGSIRDEDVIAAANEHGMALYFTGVRHFLH, from the coding sequence GTGAGAGCGTTAATTAGTGTCAGCGATAAAACGGGTATTGTGGAGTTCGCCAAGGATTTGGTGGCGTTGGGTTTTGAGATCATTTCAACAGGTGGAACCTATAAACTTTTAAAAGAAGAGGGTGTTAGTGCGCTTGAAATAAGCGAAGTGACTAAGTTTCCTGAGATGTTTGACGGACGTGTGAAAACGCTCAACCCGATGATTCATGGAGGAATTTTACACCGAAGGGATTTACCTTTACATGTAAATGTTGCAAAAGAGCATGGCATTGAGGGAATTGATCTTGTGTGCGTGAATCTTTATCCTTTTAAAGAGACCATTACGAAGACTGATGATTTTGATGACATTATTGAAAACATTGACATCGGTGGTCCTGCGATGGTGAGAAGTGCAGCAAAAAACTTTAATGACGTACTAATCGTTACCGATGTTTTGGATTATGACAGAGTCATTGAAGCACTTAAATCGGGAGCGAATAGCTTAGAATTTAGAAGAGATTTGATGATTAAGGCGTTTGAGCATACGGGAGCGTATGATAGCATGATCGCAAACTACATGAACAAACGTTTTAACAACGGTTTTGGTGAAAAACAGTTCATCGTTGGAACCAAAGCATTTGACACCCGTTATGGTGAAAATCCACACCAAAAGGGTGCATTGTATGAGTTTGACTACTTCTTTACCAATAATTTTAAAACCCTCAAAGGCGAAGCTAGCTTTAATAATATGACAGACATCAACGGTGCTGTTAAAATTGCTGCATCTTTTGGTGACGCCCCTGCGGTGTGTATCATTAAACATGCCAATCCATGTGGTTTTGCAATTGGTGAAAATCTACTTGATTCGTACGTTAAAGCACTTAAATGTGACCCTGTTTCTGCTTATGGTGGTGTTGTGGCAATCAATGGAACTTTGAATAAAGCCTTGGCTGAAAAAATCAATGAAATTTTTGTGGAAGTCATCATCGCTGCAAACGTGGATGAAGATGCTTTACATGTTTTTGATGCTAAAAAGCGTATCAAAATCTTTACGCAAGAGAGCAAATACCTTGTTCTTAGCGAAGATGCGTATGACTTTAAGCATGTCGATGGTGGGTTTGTGTTCCAAGAGAGCGACATGGTGGGTAACGACGAGATCAAAAATGCAAAATGTTTAACAAGCAGAACTGCTTCCAAACAAGAGTTGAGTGACCTTGAAATCGCCTATAAAGTGGCAAGTTTGACCAAATCAAATTGTGTTGTTTATGTCAAAGAGAGCGCAATGGTGGCAATTGGTATGGGTATGACTAGTCGTGTGGATGCCGCGAAAGCCGCTCTTCGCAAAGCCGAAGATATGGGCATTGATGTGAGTGGCGCTGCATTGGCAAGCGAAGCATTTTTCCCATTCCGTGATAGCATTGATGCTGCAGCGGCAGCGGGTGTTAAAGCGATCATTGAACCAGGTGGTAGCATTCGTGATGAGGATGTCATTGCCGCTGCCAATGAGCATGGTATGGCACTCTACTTTACAGGCGTTAGACACTTCTTACATTAA
- a CDS encoding disulfide oxidoreductase, whose translation MSQPQKSSNLVWITLFLCWLTAMIATLGSLFFSEVMLFPPCVMCWYQRICMYPLAVIFLVALLSNDKNVFKYAMPLVLLGLFFASYHNLLYYGILPEAVAPCSQGVSCTSDYINWFGFMTIQLLSLVSFVIVFILLLFLKRKAS comes from the coding sequence ATGTCCCAACCACAAAAGTCGTCAAATCTCGTTTGGATAACACTATTTTTGTGTTGGCTTACAGCGATGATTGCAACACTGGGAAGTCTTTTTTTCAGTGAAGTTATGCTCTTCCCACCCTGTGTTATGTGTTGGTATCAGCGCATTTGTATGTACCCATTGGCCGTTATTTTTCTCGTCGCACTTTTGAGTAATGATAAAAATGTTTTCAAGTACGCCATGCCTCTTGTTCTACTTGGACTTTTCTTTGCAAGTTATCATAATTTACTCTATTACGGCATCTTACCAGAAGCTGTTGCACCTTGTTCACAAGGAGTTTCATGCACGAGTGATTACATTAACTGGTTTGGATTTATGACCATTCAGTTACTCTCTTTAGTTTCATTTGTTATTGTTTTTATCTTATTACTATTTTTAAAACGAAAGGCTTCTTAA
- a CDS encoding DsbA family protein: MKKQTLVIASLFTLVLLFVGGSYFYKNADHSIVGEKTSALMRPHAYVIGNPNAKTTIVEFFDPACETCKSFYPFVKNILKQNPDKIKLVLRYAPFHTDSYYVVAMIEAARLQGKYLEALEVIYKYQDKWASHGTPNIALIWGFLPEVGIDIEKLRDDMKKPEIDALIKQDIADTKTLGVKATPEFFVNGKPLVKFGFKELQALIESEL, encoded by the coding sequence ATGAAAAAACAGACTCTTGTCATTGCATCTCTTTTTACCCTTGTGCTTCTTTTTGTAGGAGGAAGCTACTTCTATAAAAATGCTGACCACAGCATCGTAGGAGAAAAAACTTCAGCGCTGATGCGCCCACATGCCTATGTCATCGGAAACCCGAATGCTAAAACAACCATTGTGGAGTTTTTTGACCCAGCATGTGAGACATGTAAAAGTTTTTATCCGTTTGTGAAAAACATTCTCAAACAAAACCCCGATAAAATCAAACTCGTACTTCGTTACGCACCTTTTCATACAGACTCTTACTATGTCGTTGCGATGATTGAAGCAGCACGGTTGCAAGGCAAATACCTTGAAGCCCTCGAAGTAATCTACAAATACCAAGACAAATGGGCAAGCCACGGAACGCCTAATATTGCGCTTATTTGGGGATTTTTACCTGAAGTGGGCATTGACATCGAAAAATTACGGGACGATATGAAAAAACCAGAAATTGATGCGCTTATCAAACAAGATATCGCCGATACAAAGACGCTGGGAGTCAAAGCAACTCCAGAGTTTTTTGTCAATGGCAAACCACTGGTTAAATTTGGATTCAAAGAGCTTCAAGCACTGATTGAATCCGAACTTTAA
- a CDS encoding acyl-CoA thioesterase yields the protein MLSTPFERHTLSMSVLMTPDKANFSGNVHGGDLLKLLDQVAYACASRYCGGYVVTMSVDQVIFKQAIPVGTLVTFLASVNYTGKTSMEVGIKVIAENIQKGIATHTNSCFFTMVAVDDKGRPTPVPTFVPENDVEKRRCHDAQRRRDIRLHGYNEITPQKQG from the coding sequence ATGCTATCCACGCCTTTTGAGCGACATACGCTCAGTATGTCTGTTTTAATGACACCCGATAAAGCCAATTTCTCTGGTAATGTTCACGGAGGAGACTTGTTAAAGCTTCTCGATCAAGTAGCGTACGCGTGCGCATCACGCTATTGTGGTGGTTATGTTGTTACGATGTCCGTTGACCAAGTGATTTTTAAACAAGCCATTCCGGTAGGCACGCTGGTAACGTTTTTAGCCAGTGTTAACTATACAGGAAAAACATCGATGGAAGTCGGTATTAAGGTGATTGCAGAAAATATTCAAAAAGGGATTGCAACGCATACAAACAGCTGTTTCTTTACAATGGTCGCTGTCGATGACAAAGGAAGACCAACACCTGTGCCTACCTTTGTGCCAGAAAATGATGTGGAAAAAAGACGTTGCCATGACGCACAAAGGCGTCGTGATATTAGGCTTCATGGCTACAATGAAATTACGCCCCAAAAACAGGGCTAA
- a CDS encoding DnaJ domain-containing protein, with the protein MTYVIIAVVLVVFYLLTKNYQTEAYQHINMDVKQTLRGDLAEHEAGLLVALMAKVAKADGRVNELEAELLKLTFSDIARVFENSESVREELKEIYQKEMQSFDNTLIVSQKYLKLTKNDYVKRLKVMEYLLNLAFIDNEFSQAEFMITEDIANALDVKRADFERLIASFEQFYANKATHAQMGIKNAYAVLGAEPSEDMESIKKKYRALVKEYHPDILMGQGKDKNIIDAATAKLQEINEAYEMIKKEKN; encoded by the coding sequence ATGACCTACGTCATTATTGCAGTCGTTCTCGTTGTATTTTATTTACTGACAAAAAACTATCAAACTGAGGCATACCAACATATTAACATGGATGTTAAGCAGACACTGAGAGGTGATTTGGCTGAACATGAGGCGGGGCTTTTAGTCGCACTCATGGCAAAAGTAGCCAAGGCAGATGGCAGAGTCAATGAACTTGAAGCGGAGCTTTTGAAGCTGACGTTTAGCGATATTGCTCGTGTATTTGAAAATAGCGAAAGTGTTCGTGAAGAGCTAAAAGAGATCTATCAAAAAGAGATGCAAAGTTTTGACAATACACTGATTGTCTCACAAAAATACCTCAAACTCACTAAAAATGACTATGTCAAACGTCTTAAAGTCATGGAATACTTGCTCAATCTTGCGTTTATAGACAATGAGTTTTCCCAAGCGGAATTTATGATTACCGAAGATATAGCGAATGCTTTAGACGTTAAACGGGCTGATTTTGAAAGATTGATTGCCTCTTTTGAACAGTTTTATGCCAATAAAGCAACACACGCGCAGATGGGAATAAAAAATGCCTATGCAGTTTTAGGTGCAGAGCCAAGCGAAGATATGGAAAGCATAAAAAAGAAGTATCGAGCTCTTGTCAAAGAGTACCATCCCGATATTTTAATGGGGCAGGGCAAAGATAAAAATATCATTGACGCTGCGACTGCTAAGCTTCAAGAGATTAATGAAGCGTATGAAATGATAAAAAAGGAAAAAAATTAG
- a CDS encoding MalY/PatB family protein, with protein sequence MFNFDEIVDRTKTPCEKWNKYKGQDVIPAWVADMDFKSPPCVIEALQKRVQEGVFGYTDIDDETYDAMIAFVKRHYNWEIKKEWILFTHGVVSSMNIACMAVETASVMTTTPIYPHFIKAPKHANKEVLAIAMKEENKRWVLDFEAMEKAINPTCKLFMLCNPYNPAGTVFTCKELESLGDFCLKHDLTICSDEIHADLLLNPETKHIPIASLSEALAQKSITLMAPSKTFNIAGLQASFAVIPNAELRKNFKRTMGSMVGGINILGITALKAAYLEGDAWLSELRVYLAANLKMVQDFVSKNPKLKLLGQEATFLAWIDASSLHVKSPYEFFVQHGVGLSDGEPFGNKNFVRLNFGTQKSVLEEILKRMQKAMDSL encoded by the coding sequence ATGTTTAATTTTGATGAGATCGTCGATAGAACCAAGACACCTTGCGAAAAATGGAACAAATATAAAGGCCAAGACGTCATCCCAGCATGGGTTGCTGATATGGATTTCAAATCACCTCCTTGCGTTATTGAAGCGCTTCAAAAAAGAGTGCAGGAGGGTGTTTTTGGCTACACCGATATCGATGATGAAACCTACGATGCGATGATTGCTTTTGTGAAACGTCACTATAACTGGGAAATCAAAAAAGAGTGGATTCTCTTTACTCATGGTGTTGTGAGTAGCATGAATATCGCCTGCATGGCGGTGGAAACTGCAAGTGTTATGACCACAACGCCTATTTATCCGCATTTTATCAAAGCACCCAAACATGCAAACAAAGAAGTTCTAGCCATTGCGATGAAAGAAGAGAACAAACGATGGGTGCTTGATTTTGAAGCGATGGAGAAAGCCATTAATCCTACATGTAAACTCTTTATGCTCTGCAATCCTTACAACCCCGCAGGAACTGTTTTTACATGTAAAGAACTTGAGAGTCTTGGGGATTTTTGTTTAAAACACGACCTTACCATCTGCTCCGATGAAATTCATGCCGATCTGCTTTTGAATCCAGAGACAAAACATATTCCTATCGCTTCACTGAGCGAGGCATTAGCGCAAAAAAGCATCACGCTGATGGCTCCGAGTAAAACGTTTAACATCGCAGGACTTCAAGCCTCATTTGCCGTTATTCCCAATGCTGAGCTTCGTAAAAATTTTAAAAGAACCATGGGAAGCATGGTCGGAGGGATCAATATTTTGGGAATTACTGCTCTTAAAGCAGCCTATCTTGAAGGTGATGCATGGCTGAGTGAGCTTCGTGTCTATTTAGCTGCAAATCTCAAAATGGTGCAAGACTTTGTGAGTAAAAATCCAAAACTCAAACTCCTAGGTCAAGAAGCAACATTTCTCGCATGGATCGACGCATCATCTTTACATGTAAAAAGCCCGTATGAATTTTTTGTACAGCATGGGGTTGGTCTAAGCGATGGGGAACCTTTTGGCAACAAAAATTTTGTACGATTAAACTTTGGAACCCAAAAAAGTGTTTTAGAAGAAATTTTAAAACGCATGCAAAAGGCAATGGATAGCTTATGA
- a CDS encoding metallophosphoesterase family protein has product MKKYLLGLLTALSLYGSTHIVILGDPHLPGKNPQMKEHVLEQINQWNDVNMVVAMGDLCSRTGTEEEYAYVKAYFSKLTKPLYVITGNHDFIYADELGSNEKLQHAPREIQEAKLKRFQTTFNLPNLYYSIEKENYLLLFLSADNPSHLAELSKEQLTWIEHELQKHPKMPTIVFFHAPLDNTLETYNRWVNTPNFVAQPKEKIQKLIQSNPQLFLWISGHTHTSVKEPSFASTINHYEHVTNIHNSDMNKEVIWTNSLFLYDNHVTIKTYNHTEEKWLDPLERTISVPRF; this is encoded by the coding sequence ATGAAAAAGTACTTACTAGGGCTTTTAACAGCCCTTAGCCTCTATGGTAGCACGCATATTGTAATCTTAGGTGATCCCCACCTTCCAGGGAAAAATCCTCAGATGAAAGAGCATGTATTAGAGCAGATCAATCAATGGAATGATGTCAATATGGTTGTAGCCATGGGCGATCTTTGCTCAAGAACAGGGACAGAGGAAGAGTATGCTTACGTCAAAGCCTATTTTTCAAAACTGACCAAGCCACTTTATGTCATTACAGGTAATCACGATTTTATCTACGCCGATGAACTGGGTAGCAATGAAAAATTGCAACACGCTCCTCGTGAAATTCAAGAAGCGAAACTAAAACGTTTTCAGACCACATTTAATCTTCCAAATCTTTACTACAGCATTGAAAAAGAAAACTACTTGCTTCTGTTCCTCTCCGCGGACAATCCCTCTCATCTAGCAGAGCTCTCTAAAGAACAGCTCACATGGATAGAGCATGAATTGCAAAAACACCCTAAAATGCCCACCATTGTTTTTTTCCATGCACCCTTGGATAACACACTTGAAACCTATAATCGTTGGGTCAATACACCCAATTTCGTAGCACAACCTAAAGAAAAAATCCAAAAGCTGATTCAGAGCAATCCTCAACTCTTTTTATGGATCAGTGGGCATACTCACACATCCGTAAAAGAGCCAAGTTTTGCCTCAACGATTAACCACTATGAACATGTAACCAACATCCACAACAGCGACATGAATAAAGAGGTTATCTGGACAAACTCTTTGTTTTTATATGACAATCATGTTACGATTAAAACATACAACCATACAGAAGAAAAATGGCTCGATCCGTTAGAGCGAACCATTTCTGTACCAAGATTTTAG
- a CDS encoding NlpC/P60 family protein, with amino-acid sequence MRQYLFALCSCLFLLSGCAQKEFTQNAPELQLKDDTPKRQEIIKNALKHQGKNDGGDCSGFVSLVNKESIEPYFTTAELNGYFEDARRSLAIYNLLEDQNRIYQEKPRIGDLIFFANTVKKYVKTKKSVENITHIGIITKIDSDETIHFIHHTKGKNLISQMNLNYPSIATYNNKSVNSYMEKCAKNEGHQCLAPAYFSAYGKIK; translated from the coding sequence ATGAGACAGTACCTATTTGCACTTTGTTCTTGCCTGTTTTTGCTAAGCGGTTGTGCCCAAAAAGAGTTTACGCAAAACGCTCCAGAACTTCAGCTCAAAGACGATACTCCAAAACGTCAAGAAATCATAAAAAATGCGCTCAAACATCAAGGGAAAAACGATGGTGGCGACTGCTCAGGCTTTGTAAGTTTAGTGAATAAAGAAAGTATAGAGCCTTACTTTACAACCGCAGAACTCAATGGTTATTTTGAGGATGCCAGACGCTCACTTGCGATTTACAATCTTTTAGAAGATCAAAATCGTATCTATCAAGAAAAGCCAAGAATTGGCGACTTGATCTTTTTTGCCAATACCGTTAAAAAATATGTAAAAACAAAAAAAAGTGTCGAAAATATTACACATATTGGGATTATCACGAAAATTGACTCCGATGAGACAATCCACTTTATTCACCACACGAAAGGTAAAAATTTGATTAGCCAAATGAATCTTAACTATCCATCAATTGCAACGTACAATAATAAATCGGTCAACTCTTATATGGAAAAATGCGCCAAAAATGAGGGTCATCAATGTCTAGCACCTGCTTATTTTAGTGCTTATGGGAAAATAAAATGA